In Devosia litorisediminis, one genomic interval encodes:
- a CDS encoding TRAP transporter large permease, translating into MIWVALAGIGLLLIGVPVAFSLGLAGLIGVLLADIPLSIVTTRLFTGVDSFIFLAVPFYILAAEIMSQGGITTRLIAIASGATRKMRGGTAYANIGTSVLFAGISGSAVADAAALGRVFMEEMPKEGYSRPYAAAVTVASSIIGPIIPPSGLAILIGAVTGVSIIDLFLAGVGPGILLGASCAAIVFFDAVRGRLPRPRLADNQGPRWRMIIEGVAVATLPLIIVGGMVLGAYTATEGGGIAVAYAIFLSVVVFRKMDMAGLWQAFMRAARTSATIYLLVAAATILSYALNLLGISSFVREAALIFQDQPLYFLFALSVMMLILGTFLDIGAAILIFMPLVMPAVTALGIDPLQASMIVMVTLAIGLVTPPVGVVLFVIMRVGSIGMIPLLRSLLPFLIAQLVAVVILCLVPEISTWLPQILNP; encoded by the coding sequence ATGATTTGGGTCGCTCTTGCCGGCATCGGCCTGCTGCTGATCGGTGTGCCAGTTGCCTTCTCACTCGGGCTGGCCGGCCTGATCGGCGTTTTGCTGGCCGATATTCCATTGTCCATCGTCACGACACGCCTGTTCACCGGCGTGGACAGTTTCATATTTCTGGCGGTCCCGTTCTACATCCTGGCTGCTGAAATCATGAGCCAGGGCGGCATTACGACCAGGCTCATTGCCATCGCTTCGGGTGCCACGCGCAAAATGCGCGGGGGAACTGCCTATGCCAACATTGGCACTTCCGTTCTTTTCGCGGGCATTTCAGGGTCTGCCGTAGCCGACGCTGCGGCGCTGGGCCGGGTCTTCATGGAAGAGATGCCAAAGGAAGGCTATTCACGCCCCTACGCCGCCGCGGTCACTGTCGCTTCCTCTATCATTGGACCCATTATCCCGCCCTCGGGGCTGGCAATTCTGATCGGTGCGGTTACAGGCGTCTCCATCATCGATTTGTTCCTGGCTGGCGTCGGGCCAGGTATCCTGTTGGGCGCCTCCTGCGCAGCCATCGTCTTCTTTGATGCAGTCCGGGGCCGCTTGCCTCGCCCGCGCCTTGCTGACAATCAAGGTCCACGTTGGCGCATGATTATTGAGGGCGTTGCTGTCGCCACGCTGCCTCTGATCATTGTCGGCGGTATGGTTCTCGGGGCCTACACGGCAACCGAGGGCGGTGGCATCGCGGTGGCTTATGCGATCTTTCTGTCCGTTGTTGTCTTTAGAAAGATGGACATGGCTGGTCTCTGGCAAGCCTTCATGCGCGCGGCCCGCACTTCGGCCACCATCTACCTGTTGGTCGCCGCAGCAACGATCCTGTCCTATGCGCTCAACCTGCTGGGTATCTCCAGCTTCGTCCGCGAAGCGGCGCTGATTTTCCAGGATCAACCTCTCTACTTCCTGTTCGCACTATCTGTGATGATGCTGATCTTGGGCACGTTTCTCGATATCGGTGCGGCGATCCTGATCTTCATGCCTCTGGTGATGCCCGCAGTGACAGCACTGGGCATTGATCCGCTGCAGGCCAGTATGATCGTGATGGTCACGCTTGCCATCGGGCTGGTTACACCACCAGTAGGTGTTGTGCTGTTTGTCATCATGCGGGTGGGAAGCATCGGCATGATTCCACTTCTGCGCTCTCTGCTGCCCTTTCTTATCGCCCAGCTTGTAGCGGTGGTGATCCTCTGCCTCGTCCCTGAAATTTCGACTTGGCTACCGCAAATTCTGAATCCTTGA
- the dgoD gene encoding galactonate dehydratase: MSEAEVKITAIQTVVVNAIHRNWVFVKVLTDQPGLYGWGEATLEWKTRAVCATIEDLEPFVIGEDPTRIEHVVRRMTGFSFWPLGAIGLTAVSGIEHALWDIKGKALGVPVHDLLGGRVRDNVAVYTHLRRAKIGAQVPTSDINAFCDAVQETVEMGYNAIKLGFVPYTGYAAPLPEVRHVEKLARAVRERVGDGIEIMTDFHGRPDSVEAARAYIDAIAPIRPLFVEEAIQPGDATAMADLARQVSCPLATGERLFTPREFADLAEKRAVAYIQPDLAHCGGLTGGRKIAAIAEAAHMGVAPHNPMGPIAGAVALHFDLATPNFVIQEEAVGLVPWFRDICTQTYPLDMQNGVWGVPDAPGLGIEIDEAAAARHPFAQEEIPALDAILPDGRIANW; encoded by the coding sequence TTGAGTGAGGCCGAAGTGAAGATAACTGCCATCCAAACTGTGGTCGTGAACGCGATCCATCGCAATTGGGTATTCGTCAAGGTGCTGACAGACCAACCAGGCCTCTATGGGTGGGGTGAAGCCACGCTCGAGTGGAAAACGCGCGCTGTTTGCGCCACGATTGAGGACCTCGAACCCTTCGTCATCGGCGAGGACCCCACGCGCATCGAGCATGTCGTGCGTCGCATGACTGGTTTCAGCTTCTGGCCACTCGGCGCCATCGGGCTCACGGCGGTTTCCGGAATTGAACACGCCCTTTGGGATATCAAGGGCAAGGCCCTTGGCGTCCCCGTTCACGACCTGCTTGGCGGCCGTGTACGCGACAATGTGGCAGTCTACACCCATCTACGCCGCGCCAAGATCGGCGCCCAGGTCCCCACCAGTGACATCAACGCATTCTGTGACGCTGTGCAGGAAACAGTCGAGATGGGCTACAACGCCATCAAGCTGGGCTTTGTCCCCTACACTGGTTACGCTGCCCCCCTGCCAGAAGTTCGTCACGTTGAAAAGCTCGCACGCGCGGTTCGTGAACGCGTGGGAGATGGTATTGAGATCATGACAGATTTCCATGGTCGACCGGATAGTGTCGAAGCGGCACGCGCCTATATCGATGCGATCGCCCCCATCCGGCCCCTATTTGTGGAAGAGGCAATTCAACCCGGCGACGCCACGGCGATGGCCGACCTGGCGCGGCAAGTATCCTGTCCTCTGGCAACCGGTGAACGCCTGTTCACTCCTCGCGAATTCGCTGACCTCGCCGAAAAGCGTGCGGTGGCCTATATCCAACCCGATCTGGCTCACTGCGGCGGCCTCACCGGTGGGCGCAAAATCGCAGCCATCGCAGAAGCTGCGCATATGGGCGTTGCACCTCACAATCCCATGGGGCCGATAGCCGGTGCCGTCGCTTTACACTTCGATCTTGCGACCCCCAACTTCGTCATCCAGGAAGAGGCCGTGGGCCTGGTCCCTTGGTTCCGCGATATTTGTACCCAAACCTATCCACTCGACATGCAGAATGGCGTCTGGGGCGTACCTGACGCGCCCGGCCTCGGTATCGAGATTGACGAAGCAGCAGCGGCCCGTCACCCATTCGCGCAGGAAGAAATTCCGGCCCTTGACGCGATTCTGCCCGATGGACGTATCGCCAATTGGTGA
- a CDS encoding SOS response-associated peptidase family protein, producing the protein MCNLYSHTSNRQAIIDFVKEVNRIHDSVGNLEPQPGIFPDYAAPIVRNTAIGRELAKVRWGMPSSQFALMQSAKKRAAKLEDKGQVVDFAELLKLEPDSGTTNVRNIFDPVKGRWNQHWNRWMGVENRCVVPFTSFSEFDGTMQDGKKRGDTWFALDESRPLAFFAGIWVEGWTSVRKVKTGVETADYFGFLTSEPNDVVGAIHPKAMPVILTKPEEVEMWLSAPKDEAIQLQRPLPDGVLDIVAVGVKQDGA; encoded by the coding sequence ATGTGCAATCTCTACTCCCACACCAGTAATCGGCAGGCGATCATCGACTTCGTCAAAGAGGTCAACCGCATCCACGACAGTGTTGGCAATCTCGAACCTCAGCCGGGCATCTTTCCAGACTATGCAGCGCCCATCGTGCGCAATACCGCCATTGGCCGCGAGCTGGCCAAGGTTCGGTGGGGCATGCCTTCCAGCCAGTTCGCCTTGATGCAGAGCGCCAAGAAGCGCGCGGCAAAGCTTGAAGATAAAGGGCAAGTGGTGGACTTCGCCGAATTGCTCAAGCTCGAGCCAGATAGCGGCACAACCAATGTGCGCAACATCTTTGATCCGGTCAAAGGCCGCTGGAACCAGCACTGGAACCGCTGGATGGGTGTCGAGAACAGGTGCGTCGTGCCCTTCACATCGTTCTCAGAGTTCGATGGCACCATGCAGGACGGCAAGAAGCGGGGCGACACCTGGTTTGCCCTGGATGAAAGCCGGCCACTGGCCTTCTTTGCAGGCATCTGGGTCGAAGGTTGGACCAGTGTGCGCAAGGTCAAAACTGGAGTCGAAACAGCAGACTATTTCGGCTTCTTGACCTCAGAGCCCAACGACGTTGTTGGGGCCATCCACCCCAAGGCCATGCCGGTTATTCTGACCAAACCTGAAGAGGTCGAGATGTGGCTGTCGGCGCCCAAGGATGAAGCCATCCAGCTACAGCGCCCCCTGCCCGATGGCGTACTCGACATCGTCGCTGTTGGCGTCAAACAGGACGGCGCCTAA
- a CDS encoding thermonuclease family protein, with amino-acid sequence MSRQKPWIAGCILAISALVPSIASAQSYSNLEMCGNRPNTAHKTCVVDGDTLWLDGENIRLKDFDTPEPQTQICGGEREVALAIRASSRLLDLLNHNDWTIERFGLDSTRSKRRLATIRINGRDVGDILISEGLARRWPDGDEFWC; translated from the coding sequence ATGTCGCGACAGAAACCATGGATAGCTGGCTGCATTCTTGCCATTTCCGCGTTGGTGCCCTCGATTGCTTCTGCACAGTCCTATTCCAATCTGGAGATGTGCGGAAACAGACCAAACACAGCGCACAAGACCTGTGTCGTGGATGGCGACACCCTCTGGCTCGATGGCGAGAACATTCGTCTGAAAGACTTCGACACACCCGAGCCGCAAACGCAGATCTGTGGTGGCGAACGCGAAGTCGCACTGGCAATAAGAGCGAGCTCAAGGCTTCTTGATCTGCTCAACCACAATGATTGGACAATCGAGCGCTTCGGACTGGACAGCACCAGAAGCAAGCGCAGACTTGCGACCATCCGTATCAACGGTAGAGATGTCGGAGACATCTTGATCAGCGAGGGCTTGGCACGTCGTTGGCCTGACGGAGACGAATTCTGGTGTTGA
- a CDS encoding enolase C-terminal domain-like protein, with amino-acid sequence MIKDKSLPPKRAGEGCSGWADVLALRHPSGSLPLCGKRHPPTCPHAHIDICNVGGFTEAMKVAGCCEAHYADRMPHNPLGPVCTAASVHMGAVVPNFSWLECRQALWSNSALTTGNSSPFRLNSKMARTSCPTDQALA; translated from the coding sequence ATGATCAAGGACAAAAGCCTGCCGCCTAAGCGTGCAGGTGAGGGGTGTAGCGGTTGGGCAGATGTCCTGGCGCTTCGTCATCCAAGTGGCAGTTTGCCCCTATGTGGAAAACGACATCCTCCCACATGCCCACATGCCCACATCGACATCTGCAATGTCGGTGGTTTCACCGAGGCCATGAAGGTCGCCGGCTGTTGCGAGGCGCACTATGCCGATCGCATGCCGCATAATCCGCTGGGACCAGTGTGCACTGCGGCGTCAGTTCACATGGGCGCGGTTGTTCCCAATTTCTCTTGGCTGGAATGCCGGCAAGCCCTGTGGAGCAACTCGGCTTTGACAACAGGGAACTCTTCCCCGTTCAGGTTGAACTCGAAGATGGCGCGTACATCGTGCCCGACGGACCAGGCCTTGGCGTAG